TCCAATCCGCCCCATTCGGTTTCTGTGCGGGCCGATCCCCAGCGCCGCTCGATGTAATCGAAAATCCGCCTGGCGGCCTCCCCCGCTGCAATTTCTCCGATCGGGATGGCGAGTTCGGGCTGGAGCGGTTCCTCGTACGGCACATCGACCCCCGGCATCTGGCCTTCGAGGCGGCCGCCGCGGGCCTTGCGGTACAGTCCGGTTTGGACGAGCGTCGACTTGCGCCCGGCCTCGCGGGCCTCGCAGACCTCGACGGGACAGGCCAGATAGACCTCGGCAAAGTCGGGGATCAGGGACCGCGCCAGATCACGGAACCATCGCCGATGGCCCGTCGCATCGACCACGACCTGCTTCGCCCCTCGCTCCACGAGCAGGTGCGCCATCAGCGCGAGGGCCCGGTAAACGATCGAGCGTTCCTCCTCCGTGTAGGACGGCTCGGGGGTCAGGATCCTGCGAAGCCTGTCCAGGTTCAGCACCACGACATCGATCCCCTCGGCCTGCAGCAGGGCCTGAAGATCATTCGTCACCGTGCTCTTGCCGCAGCCCGGCCTGCCGGTAATCCAGATGCAGAAGGGGCGCATCACCTTCCCCGCCGCCCGCGCTCGAGCGCAGGCACCTGGTTAGTCGAGGACATGAATGTTTTTCCGGGCGCTCATTTCCTTCAGCACCTTCGGCCAGACGCTCACGCTCACCTCGCCCAGATGGGCCTTCTGCAGCAGCAGCATGAAGGTGCGCGATTGGCCGATACCGCCGCCGATGCTGAGAGGGATCTCGTTTTTCAGCACCGCCTGGTGATAGGGCATCTTGAGGAGGTCGAGCTGGCCGCTGATCTCGAGCTGCTGGCGCAGGGTTTCCGCGTTGACCCGAATGCCCATCGAGGTCAGTTCATGCCGCCTCTTCGTAACGGGATTCCAGACGAGGATATCGCCGTTCAAACCGTGCATCGGCCGCCCATCCCGTGAAACCGTCTCCGTCGCCCAGTCATCGTAATCCGCAGCCCTCATCTCGTGCGGATACCCGTCCTCCAGAACCCAGCCGATGCCATAGATGAAGACAGCCGGATATTCCTGGACGATCCGTGTCTCTCGCTGCTTGCGGGGAAGATCCGGATAGCGCTCCAGGATGTCCTCTGCGTGGATGAACGTGAGTTCATCAGGCAGATCCGGATATCGGCTCGATTTGAGCGCCGGGAACAAGGACTGGACGTGCTGCTCGGCCCCTTTCAGGACCGTCCAGATCCTGCGGACCACCTCCGTCAGGAAGTCCAGATTCCTCTGTTCCGCCGTAATCGCCATCTCCCAATCCCATTGATCCACGTAGGCGCTGTGGTCATGATCCAGGAAGTAGTCCTTGCGGACCGCCCGCATGTCCGTCAGGACCCCTTCCCCGAACTGCATCCCGAACTGCCGGAGTGCGATGCGCTTCCACTTGGTGGCGGCCTGGACGATCTGCGCGTCGACCGGGTTCTTGTCCCGGTCATTCGAGATGTGAAACTGCACCGGGCTCCTGGACCCATCCCGGTCC
The nucleotide sequence above comes from Desulfatiglans anilini DSM 4660. Encoded proteins:
- a CDS encoding adenylyl-sulfate kinase translates to MRPFCIWITGRPGCGKSTVTNDLQALLQAEGIDVVVLNLDRLRRILTPEPSYTEEERSIVYRALALMAHLLVERGAKQVVVDATGHRRWFRDLARSLIPDFAEVYLACPVEVCEAREAGRKSTLVQTGLYRKARGGRLEGQMPGVDVPYEEPLQPELAIPIGEIAAGEAARRIFDYIERRWGSARTETEWGGLEKRP
- the asnA gene encoding aspartate--ammonia ligase → MMNEKQQDLAGPGIGDYAELEMILPDDYASPLSPRETQEAIYAAKDYIEENLCRQLNLMRVTVPLIVDVDSGVNDYLDRDGSRSPVQFHISNDRDKNPVDAQIVQAATKWKRIALRQFGMQFGEGVLTDMRAVRKDYFLDHDHSAYVDQWDWEMAITAEQRNLDFLTEVVRRIWTVLKGAEQHVQSLFPALKSSRYPDLPDELTFIHAEDILERYPDLPRKQRETRIVQEYPAVFIYGIGWVLEDGYPHEMRAADYDDWATETVSRDGRPMHGLNGDILVWNPVTKRRHELTSMGIRVNAETLRQQLEISGQLDLLKMPYHQAVLKNEIPLSIGGGIGQSRTFMLLLQKAHLGEVSVSVWPKVLKEMSARKNIHVLD